The proteins below are encoded in one region of Lactuca sativa cultivar Salinas chromosome 3, Lsat_Salinas_v11, whole genome shotgun sequence:
- the LOC111897874 gene encoding delta(12) fatty acid desaturase DES8.11: IPIFYRLFKASIVSQMTGKDVLERVPISKPPFGIGDLKKTIPPHCFKRSLVHSFASFFRDLIIIYAFYYLAANYIPLLPQSLSYVAWPVYWFAQGSILMGFWVLGHECGHHAFSEYQWIDDAVGFFIHSVTLTPYFSFKYSHRSHHAHTNSIEYDEVYIPKRKSDTLFSEFLNNGPGNVFTLLLRTTMGLPLYLIFNVYGRDYEGFANHYLPQSGIFNNSERGQVVLSDVGIMAVLYAFYHLFVTQGVKSTLFLYGIPLFVMSGFFVFLTYLNHTHPSIAHYDSTEWDWLRGALSTIDRDFGILNGVFHNANQTHVVHHLFPTIPHYHAIEAREAVKPMLGDYYKYDDTPVLKAMWRDTKECIYVEPDESTEKKGVYWYFK; this comes from the coding sequence ATCCCTATTTTCTATCGGTTATTCAAAGCTTCCATCGTTAGCCAAATGACAGGGAAAGATGTTCTCGAACGTGTTCCTATTTCAAAACCTCCATTTGGCATCGGTGACCTCAAAAAAACCATCCCACCACACTGTTTCAAACGTTCTCTTGTTCATTCCTTTGCCTCCTTCTTTCGTGATCTCATCATAATCTATGCCTTCTACTATCTCGCAGCAAACTACATCCCGTTGCTCCCTCAATCCCTCTCCTACGTCGCCTGGCCTGTATATTGGTTCGCTCAAGGTAGTATTCTGATGGGGTTTTGGGTTCTTGGACATGAATGCGGCCATCATGCCTTTAGCGAGTACCAATGGATCGATGATGCGGTTGGTTTCTTCATCCATTCTGTTACTCTGACGCCATACTTCTCGTTCAAGTACAGTCACCGGAGCCACCATGCACACACGAATTCAATCGAGTACGACGAGGTGTACATCCCAAAACGCAAGTCTGATACGTTGTTCTCTGAGTTTTTGAACAACGGACCAGGCAACGTGTTTACTCTTCTCCTACGTACCACCATGGGCTTGCCTTTGTACTTAATCTTTAACGTTTATGGTCGTGATTACGAAGGGTTTGCCAACCATTACTTACCACAAAGTGGTATCTTCAACAACAGCGAGCGAGGTCAGGTTGTGCTATCGGATGTTGGAATCATGGCTGTTCTCTATGCGTTCTACCATCTCTTCGTGACACAAGGTGTAAAGTCAACACTTTTTCTCTACGGAATTCCTTTGTTTGTGATGAGTGGTTTCTTTGTGTTCTTAACTTACCTAAATCACACACACCCATCGATCGCACACTATGACTCAACCGAATGGGATTGGCTTAGAGGTGCTTTATCGACAATCGATCGGGATTTTGGAATCTTGAACGGGGTCTTCCATAATGCAAATCAAACTCATGTGGTTCATCATTTGTTCCCGACAATACCACATTATCACGCAATCGAAGCTCGAGAAGCTGTGAAACCTATGTTAGGTGACTACTACAAGTACGATGACACTCCCGTGTTAAAAGCCATGTGGCGAGATACAAAGGAGTGCATCTACGTTGAACCAGATGAGAGTACGGAGAAAAAAGGTGTTTACTGGTACTTCAAATAG